A genomic segment from Desulfurispirillum indicum S5 encodes:
- the argH gene encoding argininosuccinate lyase: protein MNKQDDKKLWGGRFEKPMEKFTEEFTASVSYDQKLYRYDIIGSIAHCRMLTKQGILHEVERDMIITGLESILHDIEHGDFEFLVSLEDVHMNIEKRLIEKIGPVGGKLHTARSRNDQVALDSRLYARDAVKQIIELVRNLQRALVEQASQHTETIMPGYTHLQTAQPIVLAHHLLAYFEMFDRDAQRFSEIYQRVNVLPLGAGALAGTTFDIDRQYVARELGFDGVSRNSLDTVSDRDAFIEICSAASLVMMHLSRLSEEFILWSSSEFRFLRLSDGYCTGSSIMPQKRNPDVSELVRGKTGRVYGNLISLLTVMKGLPLAYNKDMQEDKEPLFDTIDTVVGSLRIYADMICTAAFNAERMRAVAGLGFSTATDLADYLVRGGLPFRDAHEVVGKMVAHCEKHQIDLPEVDLATMQGFHPSIGEDIYQFITVEKSVQSRRSYGGTAPEQVKVQLEAIRSRPEFA from the coding sequence GTGAATAAGCAGGATGACAAAAAGCTCTGGGGTGGCCGCTTCGAAAAGCCCATGGAAAAATTCACCGAGGAGTTTACCGCCAGCGTCAGCTACGACCAGAAGCTCTACCGTTACGATATCATCGGTTCCATTGCCCACTGCCGTATGCTGACGAAGCAGGGCATCCTGCACGAGGTGGAGCGCGACATGATCATCACGGGGCTGGAGAGTATCCTGCACGATATCGAACACGGAGATTTCGAGTTTCTGGTCAGCCTGGAAGATGTGCACATGAACATCGAAAAGCGCCTGATTGAAAAGATCGGCCCCGTGGGCGGCAAGCTGCACACGGCCCGCAGCCGTAACGACCAGGTGGCTCTGGACAGTCGCCTCTACGCCCGCGACGCGGTGAAGCAGATCATTGAGCTTGTGCGCAATCTGCAGCGCGCCCTGGTGGAGCAGGCCAGCCAGCACACCGAAACCATTATGCCCGGCTACACCCACCTGCAGACGGCCCAGCCCATTGTGCTGGCCCACCACCTGCTGGCCTACTTTGAAATGTTCGATCGCGATGCCCAGCGCTTCAGCGAGATATATCAACGGGTCAACGTGCTGCCCCTGGGCGCGGGAGCCCTGGCGGGAACCACCTTTGACATCGACCGCCAGTACGTGGCCCGCGAACTGGGCTTTGACGGTGTCAGCCGCAACAGCCTGGACACGGTCAGCGATCGCGATGCCTTTATCGAAATCTGCAGTGCCGCGTCCCTGGTGATGATGCACCTGTCGCGCCTCTCCGAAGAATTCATCCTGTGGAGTTCCTCGGAATTCCGCTTCCTGCGCCTTTCCGATGGCTACTGTACCGGCTCCAGCATCATGCCCCAGAAGCGCAACCCCGACGTGAGCGAACTGGTGCGGGGCAAGACCGGGCGGGTCTACGGCAACCTCATCAGCCTGCTGACGGTGATGAAGGGCCTGCCCCTGGCCTACAACAAGGATATGCAGGAGGACAAGGAACCCCTGTTCGATACCATTGACACCGTGGTGGGCTCCCTGCGCATCTACGCCGACATGATTTGCACCGCCGCCTTCAACGCCGAGCGCATGCGCGCCGTGGCCGGACTGGGCTTCTCCACCGCCACTGACCTGGCCGACTACCTGGTGCGCGGCGGCCTGCCCTTCCGCGATGCCCATGAAGTGGTGGGTAAAATGGTGGCCCACTGCGAGAAACATCAGATCGACCTGCCAGAGGTGGACCTGGCCACCATGCAGGGCTTCCACCCCTCCATCGGCGAGGACATCTACCAGTTCATCACCGTGGAAAAGAGTGTCCAGAGCCGCAGATCCTATGGAGGAACGGCGCCTGAACAGGTGAAGGTCCAGCTCGAAGCTATCCGCAGCCGCCCCGAATTCGCCTGA
- a CDS encoding response regulator, translated as MSTTDTTRSLADISILYVEDDLLTLRSIGRMMGRRVREVRLAANGLEALEAFADHPADIVVTDIEMPGLGGLGLIEKLRHEHDFRNPIVVLTAYKSDQYQSDLADLHLYKPINTQELFASIEALVPKIQCSHS; from the coding sequence ATGTCCACTACCGATACCACCAGAAGCCTGGCAGATATCAGCATACTCTACGTGGAAGACGATCTGCTGACCCTGCGCTCCATCGGGCGCATGATGGGAAGACGGGTGCGTGAAGTGCGCCTTGCGGCCAATGGTCTGGAAGCCCTGGAGGCTTTCGCCGACCATCCGGCGGATATTGTGGTCACCGATATTGAAATGCCCGGCCTGGGCGGCCTGGGCCTGATTGAAAAGTTGCGCCATGAACATGATTTCCGCAATCCCATTGTAGTGCTGACCGCCTACAAGAGTGATCAGTACCAGAGTGATCTGGCTGACCTGCATCTGTACAAGCCCATCAACACCCAGGAACTTTTTGCCTCCATCGAGGCACTGGTACCGAAAATCCAGTGTAGCCATTCATAG
- a CDS encoding PAS domain S-box protein yields MAPPQAGYTLLSVDDNSFNLFSLQALLEQLPQCRVINASSGQEALEILGREPVDLILLDIQMPVMNGFELAQHIKVLPQAMDVPIIFLTAFYKSEEFVRQGFDVGAVDYLTKPLDNQQLLNKVRMYLRLIEKERQLRQANTRLRRELEFNRQLMETIPLPLFLKDADGCYLEVNPAFEELVGRTMPELLGKTCREVIAAKWCKTCEDHDQRLLAGKDQTLSCEMQIQRGDGSWADVVFTKSRIEVHEDDFTGIVGVLTDVTERNRAQQEITTQKALLESLLDSIPDIIFIKDGDGSYLGCNRAFEQLVGAKRAEVVGKTDYDLFEQELAAEFHRQDRVMLEHGQARRHDDWVTYPDGRRAMMDTLKTPYCDEHGQMIGLIGVARDITEREQLRQQLEQLSFTLDNSVEAVLIHSIEGEFVYANRAASELYGYTVEELRRDVRLWHVDRQFNPENTRKRLLAVRNKGYFTQEVENCTRDGVVFPGEVRVQNMQYGDQELFLVFVRDLTQEKFARQRRRELLAKKTILENMNDAIFIHDVNGQILEVNENMLRMYGVSAEEALSFDIARDYSAPDNDFTLLPTMWQQVVQGEVRRFEWHARRPHDGSSFYVDVILRKISLDERDVILASVRDITEQKQLRDNTLASLKEKEMLLKEIHHRVKNNMQIVSSLLNLQSLHSSDDARVVEVLEECQSRIRSMALIHEKLYQSDTLARIDFAGYVRTLCQNLFRTYKANAQAISLEVDVADVTFSINTAIPLGLILNELISNALKHAFADREKGVLFIRLQPQSGGRYLLEVQDDGVGFPAGFLLQGQGSLGMELIHTLSEQLSGSVRLGNTHDSGGYVVVEFEEA; encoded by the coding sequence ATGGCACCACCGCAAGCCGGCTATACGCTTCTGAGTGTTGATGATAACAGCTTTAATCTTTTCAGCCTGCAGGCTTTGCTGGAGCAGCTGCCCCAGTGCCGTGTCATCAATGCATCCTCTGGACAGGAGGCGCTGGAAATCCTGGGGCGCGAGCCTGTTGACCTGATTCTGCTGGATATTCAGATGCCCGTCATGAACGGCTTTGAGCTGGCGCAGCATATCAAAGTGCTCCCCCAGGCCATGGATGTGCCCATTATCTTTCTCACCGCGTTCTATAAAAGTGAAGAGTTTGTGCGCCAGGGTTTCGATGTCGGCGCCGTGGACTACCTCACCAAGCCGCTGGATAACCAACAGCTGCTCAACAAGGTCCGCATGTACCTGCGTCTGATTGAAAAGGAGCGGCAGCTGCGCCAGGCCAATACCCGGCTGCGCCGCGAGCTTGAGTTCAACCGCCAGCTCATGGAGACCATTCCCCTGCCCCTCTTCCTGAAAGATGCCGATGGTTGTTATCTGGAGGTGAATCCTGCCTTTGAAGAGCTGGTGGGACGCACCATGCCGGAGCTCCTGGGCAAAACCTGCCGGGAGGTTATCGCGGCTAAATGGTGCAAGACCTGTGAAGATCACGACCAGCGCCTGCTGGCAGGCAAAGATCAGACGCTCAGCTGCGAAATGCAGATACAGCGCGGCGATGGCAGCTGGGCCGATGTGGTGTTCACCAAGTCCCGCATCGAAGTTCATGAAGATGATTTCACCGGCATCGTGGGAGTACTCACCGACGTCACGGAACGCAATCGTGCCCAGCAGGAAATCACGACCCAGAAGGCGCTGCTGGAGTCGCTGCTGGACTCTATACCGGATATTATCTTCATCAAGGATGGTGACGGCAGTTACCTTGGCTGCAACCGGGCCTTTGAGCAACTGGTGGGCGCGAAGCGCGCAGAAGTTGTGGGCAAGACCGATTACGACCTGTTTGAGCAGGAACTTGCCGCCGAATTTCACCGTCAGGATCGGGTGATGCTGGAGCATGGGCAGGCTCGCCGCCATGACGATTGGGTGACCTATCCCGATGGTCGTCGCGCCATGATGGATACCCTGAAAACACCATACTGCGACGAGCATGGCCAGATGATTGGTCTGATCGGCGTGGCCCGCGATATCACCGAACGCGAGCAGCTGCGCCAGCAGCTGGAACAGCTCTCCTTCACCCTGGACAACAGCGTCGAGGCAGTACTCATCCACTCCATCGAAGGTGAGTTTGTCTATGCCAATCGCGCTGCTTCGGAGCTTTATGGCTACACCGTTGAAGAACTGCGCAGGGACGTGCGCCTGTGGCATGTGGATCGCCAGTTTAACCCGGAAAATACCCGTAAGCGCCTGCTGGCAGTGCGCAACAAGGGTTACTTTACCCAGGAAGTGGAAAACTGCACCCGCGATGGCGTGGTTTTTCCCGGCGAGGTGCGGGTACAGAATATGCAGTATGGTGACCAGGAACTCTTTCTCGTCTTTGTGCGTGATCTGACCCAGGAGAAGTTCGCACGCCAGCGCCGGCGGGAGCTGCTGGCCAAGAAGACGATTCTCGAGAACATGAACGACGCCATTTTCATTCACGATGTGAATGGCCAGATTCTCGAAGTCAACGAGAACATGCTGCGGATGTACGGGGTCAGCGCCGAAGAAGCACTCAGCTTTGACATTGCCAGGGACTACTCTGCCCCCGATAACGATTTCACCCTGCTGCCAACGATGTGGCAGCAGGTGGTTCAGGGCGAGGTCAGGCGTTTTGAATGGCACGCCCGGCGGCCCCATGATGGAAGTAGCTTCTATGTGGATGTGATCCTGCGCAAGATATCCCTGGACGAGCGAGACGTCATACTGGCCAGCGTGCGGGATATCACGGAGCAGAAGCAGCTGCGCGACAATACCCTGGCTTCCCTCAAGGAGAAGGAGATGCTGCTCAAGGAGATTCACCACCGGGTGAAGAACAATATGCAGATCGTCTCAAGCCTGTTAAACCTGCAGTCCCTGCACAGCTCCGATGACGCCCGCGTGGTGGAAGTTCTGGAAGAGTGCCAGAGCCGCATCCGCTCCATGGCCCTGATCCACGAAAAGCTGTACCAGTCGGACACCCTGGCGCGCATCGACTTTGCCGGCTACGTCAGAACCCTGTGCCAGAATCTCTTCCGCACTTACAAGGCCAATGCCCAGGCGATCAGCCTGGAGGTGGATGTCGCCGATGTCACCTTCAGCATCAACACGGCTATTCCCCTGGGACTCATCCTCAACGAACTCATTTCCAATGCCCTGAAGCACGCTTTTGCGGATCGGGAAAAGGGAGTCCTTTTCATCAGGCTGCAACCCCAGTCCGGGGGCCGCTATCTGCTGGAAGTGCAGGATGATGGCGTGGGATTCCCCGCCGGATTTCTGCTGCAGGGGCAGGGCAGCCTGGGAATGGAGCTGATCCACACCCTGTCCGAGCAGCTGAGTGGCTCAGTGCGCCTTGGGAATACCCACGACAGCGGTGGATACGTGGTCGTGGAGTTTGAAGAAGCGTAA